The Aeromicrobium sp. Leaf245 genome includes a region encoding these proteins:
- a CDS encoding DoxX family protein — MDLDVASALLRATLGAVFVAHGWNHGFGPGGLDGTAGWFDSIGLRPPRVQAAVSSYLEIAVGLALLAGLATPFAAAAGVGIMTTAFVTVHRRNGFFIIKEGYEYVLLVAVALTALATLGPGRWSVDHAVGTVADGWPIGLAVLGVGIAGSAAMLAVCWRPPAAG; from the coding sequence ATGGACCTCGACGTCGCCTCCGCCCTGCTCCGCGCCACCCTCGGCGCCGTCTTCGTCGCGCACGGCTGGAACCACGGCTTCGGACCCGGCGGGCTGGACGGCACCGCCGGCTGGTTCGACAGCATCGGCCTGCGTCCGCCGCGCGTGCAGGCCGCCGTGTCGAGCTACCTGGAGATCGCCGTCGGGCTCGCCCTGCTCGCCGGCCTGGCCACCCCCTTCGCGGCGGCCGCCGGCGTCGGGATCATGACGACGGCGTTCGTCACGGTGCACCGCCGGAACGGCTTCTTCATCATCAAGGAGGGGTACGAGTACGTGCTGCTCGTCGCCGTGGCGCTCACGGCGCTCGCCACGCTCGGGCCGGGCCGGTGGTCGGTCGACCACGCCGTCGGCACCGTGGCCGACGGCTGGCCGATCGGGCTGGCCGTCCTCGGCGTGGGGATCGCCGGCAGCGCCGCGATGCTCGCGGTGTGCTGGCGACCACCCGCCGCCGGCTGA